Proteins encoded within one genomic window of Arachis ipaensis cultivar K30076 chromosome B08, Araip1.1, whole genome shotgun sequence:
- the LOC110265249 gene encoding uncharacterized protein LOC110265249: MNLEGVGDAVRCRAFPVTLAGPAIRWFNTLPQGSITTFADISQKFLARFTTRIAKAKHPINFLGVTQKPSEPTRKFLDRFNDECLEIDGLTDSVASLCLTNGLLNEDYRKHLTTKPVWTM; this comes from the coding sequence ATGAATCTGGAAGGAGTAGGCGATGCAGTCAGGTGCCGGGCGTTTCCCGTAACGCTAGCCGGCCCAGCGATCCGATGGTTCAACACTCTCCCGCAAGGATCCATCACGACTTTTGCAGACATATCCCAGAAGTTCCTAGCACGGTTCACGACGCGCATAGCCAAAGCAAAGCACCCGATTAACTTTTTAGGGGTTACCCAAAAACCCAGTGAGCCGACCAGGAAGTTCCTGGATAGGTTTAACGACGAATGCCTAGAAATTGACGGCCTCACGGACTCAGTCGCTAGCCTATGCCTAACAAACGGCCTGCTGAATGAAGACTATAGGAAACACCTAACAACCAAGCCTGTATGGACCATGTAG